The Thermodesulfobacterium sp. TA1 sequence ACGTTGGTAGTTTTATAAATCTCCAACTCTTTAGGGCTTAAATCTTTAGGGTCTATTTCTTCTTCATCCATAATCCTTTCCACCAACCTTACCCAGTCGGGATGTAATCCTTTGGCTATTTCTACAAGTTCTCGGTCATATACATTTAAAATGGCTGCATATAAATTATACTTCATAAGCATCATAAGCAGCACTCTATTTAGATAAGGTCTTAGTTTAGGATTGATCCCATTAGAAACGTTGGAAAGGCCTACGATGCTTTTAGCTCCTGGGGCCAAATCTTGTAGCATACTAAGAAAATTTAAAGCCTCTATTATCTGCTCTGCCCCTAAGGTAATAGGGGTAATGATAGGGTCCACCCAAATTTTTTCATTAGGAATACCTGCCTCGTTAAGATTCATAATAAGGTCTACTGCTAAAGCAGCCCGTTCGTTGGCATCCCTTGGCAAACCTTCATCCCCCCATAAAAGCGCTACCACCTCGCACCCGTACTCTGCAGCAAGGGGGATGAGTCTTTCCATCCTTTCTTTTTGAGCAGAGATAGAGTTCATCAAAAACCGTTTGGGAGCTTTTGAAACCTTAAGTCCTGCAGCCATAGCTTCTTCGTTGGTAGTATCTAAAGATATGGGAAGGTCTACCTCTGATTCCACTAACGTTACTATCCAAACTGCAAGCTCCTTTCCGTCTTTTTTGGCTGGGCCTATGTTAAGGTCTAAATAATCTGCCCCTAACTCTTTTTGCTCTTTTGCCATTTTTTTTATAGGCTCCGCTTCCCTGGCTTTGATGGCAGGACCTATGGTTTTAGACATAATGTTGATGCTTTCTCCTACACAAACCACTTTTTTTTCCATTTTTTCCCTCGGTTAGTTTTATTTAAGATCTAAGTTTTTTTGCTAACTCTTTTAAGGCTGTAGGTAATCCATTTGCTTCTCTCGGACCTATCACTACCTCCCAACCTCCGAGCTCCTCTTCCAGCTCCCCTTTGATGCTGGCTACATATCCAGGTATTACTAAAGTTCTGTGTTTTATCTTTTCGGCAATACCGGACCTTTTCACAAACTCTGCGATGTTGTCTGCATTAAACTTTCCTGCAGCCCAAGCAGTAAGCACAGAAAGCCCGTCTGTATCCTTTACTAAAAGCCAACAAGGAACCCTACTTCCTTCTATCTCTCCAGACACGATAAAATAGGTTAAAGCAAAATTACAGGTTACTACCACCGGAGAAAACGCATCTGGTCCGTTTATAGGATAAATCCCCTCTTCTACCACCAAAGGTTTCTGTGGGTCTGAATAAAGGTTGAACCTTTCTACCAACAAAGGGAATAACAACTCAGCCTTTAGGTCTGAAACCAAAATAATGCTGGCATATTTGGCTACAAAAATACTGGCTAAAAGATATTGCTCAGAAAGGTCTCCTGTATACCTATCCATAAAGGTTATCACCGGAAAGCCAAAAGGTTTAAACCGTTTTTTTATTGCTGCACGTCTTATGATAACTAAGTCCTCGAAAAGCTCCTTAGGATGTAAGGCTCCACTGTCTAAAACCAAGTCTTTTAAACCCTGTTTGGTTAATCCTTCAACCAAAGGGACCAACTCTCCTAAGTAATTTGCAGAAACCACCAAAGGGACCTTTTTTTCTAAAGCCATTTGCCCCCAAGAAGATAAATTTTCTACTTTTCCTGGATAAACAAGGGGAATCGAGCCTCCACATGCCTCTATAGCCTGCTTTACTGTTTCTATGTCTCGGGAATCTAAAACTATAGCCAACTCTGGTAGTTCTTCCCTTACCCTTTTTATAAGGGTTATAAATCTCTCTCCATTTCCCTCATCTCTAACACAAACGACTTCAGGCTTAAGGAGGTTGCCTACCCTTTCCCATCTAAGCTGTTGATAAGCCTTAATCCGTCTTGTAATTTCTTGGTCTTCCATAGAGGTATTTAAA is a genomic window containing:
- a CDS encoding dihydropteroate synthase produces the protein MEKKVVCVGESINIMSKTIGPAIKAREAEPIKKMAKEQKELGADYLDLNIGPAKKDGKELAVWIVTLVESEVDLPISLDTTNEEAMAAGLKVSKAPKRFLMNSISAQKERMERLIPLAAEYGCEVVALLWGDEGLPRDANERAALAVDLIMNLNEAGIPNEKIWVDPIITPITLGAEQIIEALNFLSMLQDLAPGAKSIVGLSNVSNGINPKLRPYLNRVLLMMLMKYNLYAAILNVYDRELVEIAKGLHPDWVRLVERIMDEEEIDPKDLSPKELEIYKTTNVLLGKNIFSEFWLEL
- the acsC gene encoding acetyl-CoA decarbonylase/synthase complex subunit gamma; amino-acid sequence: MALTGIQIMKLLPKKNCKECGFPTCLAFAMKVAAGQAEIDQCPYVDPKVKEEIAEATAPPIRTVVIGTSETPYKLGGETVLFRHEKKFENPPLIGTYLNTSMEDQEITRRIKAYQQLRWERVGNLLKPEVVCVRDEGNGERFITLIKRVREELPELAIVLDSRDIETVKQAIEACGGSIPLVYPGKVENLSSWGQMALEKKVPLVVSANYLGELVPLVEGLTKQGLKDLVLDSGALHPKELFEDLVIIRRAAIKKRFKPFGFPVITFMDRYTGDLSEQYLLASIFVAKYASIILVSDLKAELLFPLLVERFNLYSDPQKPLVVEEGIYPINGPDAFSPVVVTCNFALTYFIVSGEIEGSRVPCWLLVKDTDGLSVLTAWAAGKFNADNIAEFVKRSGIAEKIKHRTLVIPGYVASIKGELEEELGGWEVVIGPREANGLPTALKELAKKLRS